In one Umezawaea sp. Da 62-37 genomic region, the following are encoded:
- a CDS encoding ABC transporter ATP-binding protein translates to MDVTAWMSLHHVMNAQDSRPFSKASVRRVARFARPHRTRLIRFLVLSVVAAVLTVATPVIAGRIVTTINDGGPLDLVLTLAALIAVIAVVESGVGLLSRWLSSSIGEGLILDLRTAVFDHVQRMPIAFFTRTRTGALVSRLNNDVIGAQRAFSDTLSGVVSNLVTLLLTLVVMIGISWQITLLALVLLPVFVLPARRMGGKLAALEREAANHDAAMSTQMTERFSAPGATLVKLFGDPAAESAEFATRARRVRDIGVRSAMVQTVFLTALTIVSSLALAVVYGLGGFFALRGSLDPGAVVALALLITRLYSPLTALASARVEVMTALVSFERVFEVLDLEPLIAEKSSATTVSDGPVAIEFDSVTFGYPSADRVSLASLEEVATLDSRGGVDVLHDVSFRAEPGQMVALVGSSGAGKSTIAQLAARLYDVDSGSVRLADVDVRDLTAASIRSTLGMVTQDGHLFHESIRANLLLAAPSASEAELWEVLERARLKSLIAGLPDGLDTVVGERGYRLSGGERQRLTIARLLLARPRVVVLDEATAHLDSTSEAAVQEALSEALAGRTSVVIAHRLSTIRAADLILVIEEGRIVERGTHAELLAAGGRYEELHRTQFSQESSAA, encoded by the coding sequence ATGGATGTCACCGCGTGGATGTCGTTGCACCACGTCATGAACGCCCAGGACAGCCGACCTTTCTCCAAGGCGAGCGTCCGCCGCGTCGCCCGGTTCGCCCGCCCGCACCGCACCAGGCTGATCCGCTTCCTCGTGCTCAGCGTCGTCGCGGCCGTCCTCACCGTGGCCACACCGGTGATCGCGGGCCGGATCGTCACCACCATCAACGACGGCGGCCCCCTCGACCTGGTGCTCACCCTCGCGGCCCTCATCGCCGTGATCGCCGTCGTGGAGTCGGGCGTCGGCCTGCTGTCGCGGTGGCTGTCCTCCAGCATCGGTGAAGGCCTGATCCTCGACCTGCGCACCGCGGTCTTCGACCACGTGCAGCGGATGCCCATCGCCTTCTTCACCCGCACCCGCACCGGCGCGCTCGTGAGCAGGCTCAACAACGACGTCATCGGCGCCCAGCGCGCGTTCAGCGACACCCTGTCCGGCGTGGTCAGCAACCTGGTGACGCTGCTGCTCACCCTGGTCGTGATGATCGGCATCTCGTGGCAGATCACCCTGCTCGCCCTGGTGCTGCTGCCGGTGTTCGTCCTGCCCGCCCGCCGGATGGGCGGCAAGCTCGCCGCCCTGGAACGGGAAGCCGCCAACCACGACGCCGCGATGAGCACCCAGATGACCGAGCGGTTCTCCGCACCCGGCGCGACCCTCGTGAAGCTGTTCGGCGATCCCGCGGCCGAGTCCGCCGAGTTCGCCACCCGCGCCCGGCGCGTGCGCGACATCGGCGTCCGCTCGGCGATGGTGCAGACGGTGTTCCTGACCGCGTTGACGATCGTCTCCTCCCTCGCGCTCGCCGTGGTCTACGGCCTAGGCGGCTTCTTCGCGCTGCGCGGCTCGCTGGACCCCGGCGCGGTCGTCGCGCTGGCGCTGCTGATCACCCGGCTGTACTCGCCGCTGACCGCGCTGGCGAGCGCGCGGGTCGAGGTGATGACCGCCCTGGTGAGCTTCGAGCGCGTGTTCGAGGTGCTCGACCTCGAGCCGCTGATCGCCGAGAAGTCTTCCGCCACAACGGTGTCCGACGGGCCGGTCGCCATCGAGTTCGACAGCGTCACCTTCGGCTACCCGTCCGCCGACCGGGTTTCGCTGGCCTCGCTGGAAGAGGTCGCGACCCTCGACAGCAGGGGCGGGGTCGACGTGCTGCACGACGTGTCGTTCCGCGCCGAACCCGGCCAGATGGTGGCGCTCGTCGGATCGTCGGGCGCGGGCAAGTCCACCATCGCCCAACTCGCGGCCCGGCTCTACGACGTCGACTCGGGTTCCGTGCGGCTCGCGGACGTCGACGTGCGCGACCTGACCGCGGCCTCGATCCGCTCGACGCTGGGGATGGTCACCCAGGACGGGCACCTGTTCCACGAGTCGATCCGCGCCAACCTGCTGCTCGCCGCGCCTTCCGCGTCGGAGGCCGAGTTGTGGGAGGTGTTGGAGCGGGCGCGGCTCAAGTCGCTCATCGCCGGGTTGCCGGACGGGTTGGACACGGTGGTCGGCGAGCGCGGCTACCGGCTGTCGGGTGGGGAGCGGCAGCGGCTGACCATCGCCCGGCTGCTGCTCGCGCGACCGCGGGTCGTCGTGCTGGACGAGGCCACGGCGCACCTGGACTCCACGTCGGAGGCCGCCGTGCAGGAGGCGCTGAGCGAGGCGTTGGCCGGGCGGACCTCCGTGGTGATCGCGCACCGGTTGTCGACCATCCGGGCGGCGGACCTGATCCTGGTGATCGAGGAGGGGCGGATCGTGGAGCGGGGGACGCACGCCGAGTTGTTGGCGGCGGGTGGGCGGTACGAGGAACTGCACCGGACGCAGTTCAGCCAGGAGAGTTCGGCGGCTTGA